In the genome of candidate division WOR-3 bacterium, one region contains:
- the lptC gene encoding LPS export ABC transporter periplasmic protein LptC — PNQEVDAFTLHESSSGKRLYTLEAQRAYVYDPASRVDVSDLRVLFYDEVGGVNSTLVAEEGSIYSKNEDLVARGQVVVRTSDSTVLKTDSLAWSNQRRLVRTDADLVIETPRGRVEGKGLVSDAGLTKIDILSPVQGTSDYDFETGK; from the coding sequence CCGAACCAGGAAGTGGACGCCTTCACTCTGCACGAGAGCTCCAGCGGCAAGCGGTTGTACACACTCGAGGCGCAGAGAGCATACGTCTACGACCCCGCGTCGCGGGTGGATGTTTCCGATCTGCGGGTGCTGTTCTATGATGAAGTCGGCGGAGTGAACTCCACGCTGGTGGCAGAAGAAGGGTCGATATACTCGAAGAACGAAGACCTGGTTGCTCGGGGTCAGGTAGTTGTCAGGACATCGGACAGCACAGTGCTCAAGACGGATTCACTTGCCTGGAGCAATCAACGCCGGTTGGTTCGGACCGACGCCGACCTGGTGATCGAGACTCCAAGAGGCAGGGTAGAGGGCAAGGGACTGGTGTCCGATGCCGGGCTGACCAAGATCGACATTTTGAGCCCGGTTCAAGGCACGTCGGACTACGATTTCGAAACCGGGAAGTAG